Proteins encoded in a region of the Hyphomicrobiales bacterium genome:
- a CDS encoding LPS-assembly protein LptD: MNCPSLSQLLQKHKQRTPLLAMRGLRVAVSTVGILVGLSATTALSQNASPEPINLKVDQEDKLILDADTLVFDSDQNIITVKGDVQIFFKDNTLEADRVVYDRNKNTINAMGNVRIKEATGNTIRSEKIKLSDDFKTAFVQSLQIDSIDNTFFAARSAERTDGNRTVLKKGVYNVCAVCRIKPGRIPTWRLKAEEVIIDEETHKISYEDATFEFLGVPIAYLPKFSHADPRIKQKSGLLGPQFVIDSQLGVGAGIPYYHALSESRDLTITPTYLSRQGLLGDIEWRQRLANGAYSLQLAGIRQNSPEEFIGESGDARFRGGLRTTGKFSINKNWDTGWDILALTDRTFTDDYNRLTNRVDRFTSNGFLTGLSRNKFFDARGLFFNILDDDTDTSGNLQRQQAVVLPSIDYDGIIEQSIAGGQLSYRANFTSLTRENEDLNFVNGTGFLDGASGTQGRISTELEWKRQFIAPGGHVITPSFAIRGDAQAHDQLENNFAGLEQSDQQVRGQVTGGLEWRYPVLITSGKTSHIIEPIAQIFVSPSESKADQFLNEDSQNIILDDTNIFQRDRFSGFDRVEGGTRANVGFTHQGQWSNSLTTDFLVGQSFHLAGDNSFTEQGVASIYSINGLETDRSDIITRIGITAIDQYGLVARGQFDEDLKSVARGDFNAFYNGNIFTASAGYTFISDEIVDDLERSSQINGAATFKFHNYWTLFGDARYDLDDSRFVDNRIGLTFDDDQLRVSLAFFQDFDDEGVRDGEGIEFRVNLRTLGGL, encoded by the coding sequence TTGAACTGCCCGTCCCTCTCTCAATTGCTGCAAAAGCATAAACAGCGCACACCATTATTGGCTATGCGGGGATTGCGTGTGGCCGTGTCTACTGTGGGCATTCTAGTTGGACTTTCTGCAACAACCGCCCTTTCACAGAACGCTTCACCAGAACCAATAAATTTAAAGGTAGATCAAGAAGATAAGCTGATTCTTGATGCCGACACATTGGTCTTTGACAGCGATCAAAACATCATAACTGTCAAAGGTGATGTTCAGATATTCTTCAAAGACAATACCCTTGAAGCCGACCGTGTTGTTTATGATCGCAATAAGAATACTATCAATGCGATGGGCAATGTTCGCATCAAAGAAGCAACCGGCAACACCATTCGCTCAGAAAAAATAAAGTTGAGCGATGACTTTAAAACCGCCTTTGTTCAATCACTTCAAATCGATTCTATCGATAACACCTTTTTTGCAGCACGAAGTGCCGAGCGAACAGATGGCAATCGCACAGTCTTGAAGAAAGGCGTGTATAACGTATGTGCCGTTTGTCGGATCAAGCCAGGCCGCATCCCTACATGGCGCCTCAAGGCCGAAGAAGTGATTATTGATGAGGAAACTCATAAAATTTCATATGAAGACGCAACATTTGAATTTTTGGGCGTCCCGATCGCTTATTTACCAAAATTTTCTCATGCCGATCCACGCATTAAGCAGAAATCAGGATTACTTGGGCCACAGTTTGTTATCGACAGCCAGTTAGGTGTTGGTGCTGGCATTCCTTATTACCATGCGCTCAGCGAGAGCCGTGATTTAACGATAACACCTACTTACTTGAGCAGACAGGGCTTATTGGGCGATATTGAATGGCGCCAACGCCTTGCCAATGGTGCTTACAGCTTGCAACTTGCGGGTATTCGCCAAAACTCCCCAGAAGAATTTATTGGCGAGTCCGGTGATGCACGTTTCAGAGGTGGACTCAGAACAACAGGCAAATTTTCGATCAATAAAAATTGGGACACAGGTTGGGATATTCTTGCCCTGACCGATCGTACCTTTACCGATGATTACAACCGACTGACCAATCGCGTTGACCGCTTTACATCAAACGGCTTTCTAACCGGATTAAGCCGGAACAAGTTTTTCGATGCGCGCGGCTTGTTCTTTAATATTCTTGACGATGATACCGATACCAGCGGTAATTTGCAGCGCCAACAGGCAGTCGTCCTCCCCTCCATCGACTATGACGGCATCATCGAACAATCGATCGCTGGTGGTCAACTTTCTTATAGAGCCAATTTTACAAGTCTCACGCGTGAAAACGAAGACCTCAACTTCGTTAATGGCACAGGCTTTTTGGATGGTGCATCCGGCACACAAGGGCGCATATCAACAGAGCTTGAATGGAAGCGTCAGTTCATTGCACCTGGCGGGCATGTTATAACCCCTTCTTTCGCCATACGCGGTGACGCGCAAGCACATGATCAACTGGAAAACAATTTTGCAGGTCTCGAACAATCAGACCAACAGGTTCGAGGTCAAGTTACTGGTGGTTTAGAGTGGCGTTATCCTGTGCTAATCACCAGCGGCAAAACGTCTCATATAATCGAGCCTATTGCTCAGATTTTTGTAAGCCCAAGCGAATCCAAGGCAGACCAATTTCTCAACGAAGATTCTCAAAATATTATACTTGATGACACAAACATCTTTCAACGTGATCGTTTTAGTGGTTTTGATCGAGTTGAAGGTGGAACCAGAGCCAATGTCGGCTTCACGCATCAAGGACAATGGTCTAATTCACTTACAACCGATTTCCTCGTCGGTCAGTCTTTCCACCTAGCTGGAGACAACTCTTTCACCGAACAAGGTGTCGCGAGTATATACTCGATAAATGGTTTAGAAACAGATCGTTCCGATATCATAACGCGTATTGGTATTACTGCGATCGACCAATATGGATTGGTTGCTAGAGGCCAATTTGATGAAGACTTAAAAAGCGTCGCTCGCGGTGATTTCAACGCTTTTTACAATGGCAATATTTTTACCGCATCTGCCGGATATACCTTCATTAGTGACGAAATTGTTGATGATCTAGAACGTAGTTCTCAAATAAATGGCGCGGCCACTTTCAAGTTTCATAATTATTGGACTCTTTTCGGAGATGCCCGCTACGATCTGGATGATAGCCGATTTGTGGATAACCGTATTGGCTTAACCTTTGATGACGATCAACTTCGTGTTTCACTGGCCTTCTTCCAAGACTTTGACGACGAAGGCGTCAGGGATGGTGAGGGTATTGAATTTCGCGTGAATTTACGTACACTCGGTGGGTTATAA
- a CDS encoding leucyl aminopeptidase, translating to MARGVQIEFKQETTKTMELLLCLTGVEKALGEKTAPLVPAGLFNKAADSTKFTGKSQSVLDLIMPEGVNADRLMLVGHGDANEMEEHDWLALGGKIGGLVLKAGLAKATLFLERADNVAMTPEQLVAIASGIKLNAYRFDQYMTTKDKDEDEVKDISVAIVSKNSKAAAQLWTFEAGVVDGVILARDLVNEPANVLGPVEFAAHASALSKLGVEVEILTEKEMGAMKMGALLGVAQGSVKPPRMAVMKWMGGKKGDQPIAFVGKGVVFDTGGISLKPGGGMEDMKGDMGGAAAVIGLMHALAARKAKTNVIGVLGLVENMPDGNAQRPGDIVTSMSGQTIEVINTDAEGRLVLCDALTYVNQEFEPKFMINLATLTGAVIIALGNHHAGLFSNDDDLALEIASAGQISGENVWRLPLSKDYDKLIDSKFADMKNIGGRAAGSITAAQFLKRFVGDTPWAHLDIAGTAMGSIQTEINKSWGSGFGVRLLDRLVRDHYE from the coding sequence ATGGCTCGTGGTGTTCAAATTGAATTTAAACAAGAAACAACGAAAACAATGGAGTTGTTGCTCTGTTTAACAGGTGTAGAAAAAGCGCTGGGTGAAAAAACCGCGCCACTTGTTCCTGCAGGCTTGTTTAATAAGGCTGCCGATTCCACTAAGTTTACCGGAAAGTCTCAATCGGTTCTTGATCTGATTATGCCTGAAGGCGTGAATGCGGATCGTTTGATGCTTGTTGGTCATGGTGATGCCAATGAAATGGAAGAGCATGATTGGTTGGCTCTGGGGGGCAAAATTGGCGGTTTGGTTTTGAAAGCTGGGCTTGCCAAGGCGACCTTGTTTCTTGAGCGTGCAGATAACGTAGCAATGACGCCTGAACAGCTTGTAGCGATTGCCAGCGGTATCAAGCTCAATGCCTATCGTTTTGATCAATATATGACAACAAAAGACAAAGATGAGGATGAGGTCAAAGATATCAGCGTCGCAATCGTTTCAAAAAATTCAAAAGCAGCGGCTCAATTGTGGACTTTTGAAGCGGGTGTTGTTGACGGGGTTATACTCGCGCGTGATCTTGTGAATGAACCAGCGAATGTGCTTGGGCCAGTAGAATTTGCAGCCCATGCAAGCGCACTGTCAAAGCTTGGGGTTGAGGTTGAAATTTTGACCGAGAAAGAAATGGGCGCCATGAAAATGGGTGCACTGCTTGGTGTAGCTCAGGGCTCCGTTAAGCCGCCGCGCATGGCTGTGATGAAATGGATGGGCGGTAAGAAAGGCGACCAACCTATTGCTTTTGTTGGGAAAGGTGTTGTTTTTGATACGGGCGGCATTTCATTGAAACCCGGCGGTGGCATGGAAGACATGAAGGGTGACATGGGGGGTGCTGCGGCTGTGATTGGTCTTATGCATGCGTTAGCGGCGCGCAAAGCGAAGACCAATGTCATTGGTGTTCTTGGCTTGGTTGAAAACATGCCAGACGGCAATGCACAACGCCCTGGTGATATTGTTACGTCGATGTCGGGCCAAACCATCGAAGTGATAAATACCGATGCGGAAGGGCGTTTGGTGCTTTGTGATGCACTGACCTATGTCAATCAAGAATTTGAACCAAAGTTTATGATCAATCTTGCGACATTGACCGGCGCTGTCATTATTGCTCTGGGCAATCATCATGCGGGGCTTTTCTCTAATGATGATGATTTGGCGCTTGAGATCGCATCGGCTGGACAAATTTCAGGCGAAAATGTCTGGCGTCTTCCATTAAGCAAAGATTACGACAAGCTGATTGATTCAAAATTCGCAGATATGAAAAATATCGGCGGGCGTGCTGCAGGCTCAATTACTGCTGCTCAGTTTTTGAAGCGCTTTGTAGGGGATACACCATGGGCGCATCTGGATATTGCGGGCACGGCTATGGGTTCAATACAAACTGAGATTAATAAATCATGGGGTTCAGGTTTCGGGGTGCGCCTACTCGACCGTCTGGTTCGCGACCATTACGAATAA
- a CDS encoding DNA polymerase III subunit chi codes for MTEVLFYHLLAKRVEDVIPDLLEKSLARGWNAVVHSASETQIEALDLALWSYRDESFLPHASKASGEGAEQPVWLTDTDDNPNGASIRFLLDGASIDNASSYERLVYMFDGNNPDALEHARERWKVEKAAGHDVTYWAQNETGRWEKKA; via the coding sequence ATGACTGAGGTTTTATTTTATCACCTATTGGCCAAACGGGTTGAGGATGTAATTCCAGATCTGTTGGAGAAGAGTTTAGCGCGCGGATGGAATGCTGTCGTGCATAGTGCCAGTGAAACACAGATTGAAGCTTTGGATTTGGCTTTATGGTCATATCGTGATGAGAGCTTTTTGCCTCATGCCTCTAAAGCCAGTGGTGAAGGAGCCGAGCAGCCTGTATGGTTGACTGATACAGATGACAATCCCAATGGCGCGTCTATTCGTTTTCTCTTAGATGGTGCAAGCATTGATAACGCGAGTTCCTATGAGCGTCTTGTTTATATGTTTGATGGCAATAATCCAGATGCCTTAGAGCATGCACGCGAGCGGTGGAAGGTAGAGAAAGCTGCGGGCCATGATGTCACGTATTGGGCGCAAAATGAGACTGGGCGTTGGGAGAAAAAGGCATGA
- the lptF gene encoding LPS export ABC transporter permease LptF has product MNRIQIYIFGRALKAFVLTLAVLVGVIWLTQALEQLDLMTNKGQSFTLFLQITWLVLPKFLSFIAPIAVLVATIYTLNSLNNDSELVIMTNSGAKPFSILKPLLVLASLVMIADSAVAHYFSPNSRQQLRAFFTEVNSDLISSIIKPGEFANINDGITFYVGSRDGNGIFKDVFVSDNRDETQSLTYLANLGAITRTSEGTFFVLQNGTIHRRPKDRDSISIIDYSSYAFDLSTFQRAIPDELKFKKPSENFTPYLFKVDPKNVAFVRAPAKFFAELHGRFAEPLYSISYVLIAFFFLGRAETTRQGLGLSILSTFLCVFALRACGFAAQSIASDYPGINFIQYVLPIGVIILCTVLILLNIEPRILRRATRRLEDIMKNIKERSVRKQASNQGGV; this is encoded by the coding sequence ATGAACCGCATCCAGATATATATTTTTGGACGTGCATTAAAGGCTTTCGTTCTAACCCTCGCAGTCTTAGTTGGGGTCATATGGCTGACGCAGGCTTTGGAGCAGCTGGACTTAATGACCAATAAAGGTCAAAGCTTCACTTTGTTTCTACAAATTACATGGCTTGTTCTACCTAAGTTCCTATCCTTCATCGCCCCTATCGCGGTTTTAGTAGCAACCATTTACACGCTGAATTCACTAAATAACGACTCAGAACTCGTTATTATGACTAATTCAGGAGCAAAACCTTTTTCAATTCTCAAGCCCCTGTTGGTTTTAGCATCCCTTGTCATGATTGCAGATTCAGCTGTTGCTCACTATTTCTCACCAAATTCGCGACAGCAATTGCGAGCTTTTTTTACTGAGGTCAATTCTGACCTTATCTCCAGCATTATCAAACCAGGAGAATTCGCGAATATAAACGATGGCATTACCTTCTATGTCGGTTCACGCGATGGAAATGGGATTTTTAAAGATGTGTTTGTTTCAGACAACCGCGACGAAACACAATCACTCACATATTTAGCCAACCTTGGGGCAATAACCAGGACATCAGAAGGCACCTTTTTCGTTCTCCAAAATGGTACAATTCACCGACGCCCAAAAGATCGAGATTCAATCTCAATCATTGATTACTCATCATATGCTTTTGACCTTTCAACTTTCCAGCGTGCAATACCAGATGAGTTAAAATTCAAAAAACCCTCTGAGAACTTCACTCCTTATCTGTTTAAAGTCGATCCCAAAAACGTAGCGTTTGTAAGAGCTCCTGCAAAATTTTTCGCTGAATTACATGGTCGGTTCGCAGAACCCCTGTATTCAATTTCATATGTCTTGATTGCATTTTTCTTTTTAGGGCGTGCAGAAACCACAAGACAAGGCCTTGGCTTATCTATTTTGAGTACGTTTTTGTGTGTATTTGCTTTGCGAGCTTGTGGTTTTGCAGCCCAAAGCATCGCATCAGACTATCCCGGCATTAACTTTATTCAATATGTTTTACCCATTGGAGTGATCATATTATGTACGGTCTTAATACTGCTTAATATTGAACCGCGCATCTTGCGTCGAGCCACAAGGCGCTTAGAAGACATCATGAAAAACATTAAGGAACGCTCTGTCCGTAAACAGGCCAGCAATCAGGGGGGTGTGTGA
- a CDS encoding class I SAM-dependent methyltransferase, with product MTEPMDDAFLARRASARAELDALPGNYAHDSAGRTVFFDAVYEEAKGDEAAVPWADLEPKDYLIEWLAKSADQVIGQGKSAIDVGCGLGDNAEAMAAHGYATTAFDVVVKAIDWAKKRFPATGVNYQVADLFALPDEWMQSFDLVHECYTLQALPPEMLHETSKAICGLVAPGGKLLIYTRARADGAEANGPPWPIEEQFLDLPKQFGLTKLSEQKLIVPRDVRNIPHHFSIWQRL from the coding sequence ATGACTGAGCCGATGGATGATGCATTTTTAGCAAGACGTGCCTCGGCCCGAGCAGAGCTTGATGCATTACCGGGTAATTATGCTCATGATAGCGCAGGGCGCACGGTATTTTTTGATGCGGTTTACGAAGAAGCAAAGGGCGATGAGGCTGCGGTCCCTTGGGCTGATCTTGAGCCAAAAGATTATCTCATTGAGTGGCTTGCAAAGAGTGCTGATCAAGTAATTGGGCAGGGTAAGAGTGCGATCGATGTCGGTTGTGGTCTAGGTGACAATGCAGAAGCGATGGCGGCTCATGGTTATGCGACAACCGCATTTGATGTTGTTGTAAAGGCGATCGATTGGGCGAAAAAGCGTTTTCCTGCAACAGGTGTCAATTATCAGGTCGCGGACTTGTTCGCTCTTCCTGATGAATGGATGCAGAGCTTTGATCTTGTCCATGAGTGTTACACCTTACAGGCATTACCGCCAGAAATGCTGCATGAGACATCAAAGGCTATCTGTGGACTTGTGGCGCCAGGCGGCAAGCTTTTGATTTATACCCGTGCACGGGCAGATGGGGCAGAGGCAAATGGCCCACCATGGCCGATTGAAGAACAATTTTTAGATCTACCAAAGCAGTTTGGATTGACCAAGCTGAGTGAACAAAAACTTATCGTGCCAAGGGATGTGAGAAACATTCCGCATCATTTCTCTATTTGGCAAAGATTGTGA
- the lptG gene encoding LPS export ABC transporter permease LptG, giving the protein MTDVRFSLLRSSTLNRYFAWMLFKTTIYIVLFCAVLILLIDFTEQLRRVSGRVDASALTIIGFSAYRTPAIIEQIFPFTILFSSMITFFMLSKRLELVVARGAGISVWQFLLPGIFVAFTIGIFTTTIFNPTVNYMNDQARLIEADIFNRDAKLLTGETSAAWLRKSGRSEDIILGAARALDNGTYLIGVTIIRQSRQGKLIQRVDADTAKLDDTQWLLTNATVTGLDTQRRSLNNYALKLDLTIEEVRDGFSKSDQRSFWSLPDLIEKAKTADLPTYRYSLQFNTLLAQPFFFIAMVVIAATVSLRFIRSGNVNGLIASGIAAGFTLFVLRSLAEDLGSSGVVQPVLAAWLPTLLALVLGFTVLLHQEDG; this is encoded by the coding sequence ATGACTGATGTGCGGTTTTCTTTACTGCGTTCATCAACGCTGAACCGATATTTTGCCTGGATGCTATTCAAAACGACGATTTATATCGTCTTATTTTGCGCAGTGCTTATTCTTTTGATCGATTTTACCGAACAGCTCCGCCGCGTTTCGGGACGGGTCGACGCTTCAGCGCTGACAATAATCGGTTTTTCTGCCTACAGGACTCCAGCAATCATCGAACAGATTTTCCCCTTCACCATTTTATTTTCGTCAATGATAACATTCTTTATGCTATCAAAAAGGCTCGAGCTTGTTGTCGCGCGTGGCGCCGGAATTTCTGTTTGGCAATTCCTATTACCTGGCATTTTTGTCGCATTCACCATTGGTATTTTTACAACAACAATTTTCAATCCTACCGTCAATTACATGAACGATCAGGCCCGCCTGATTGAGGCCGATATATTTAACCGAGACGCCAAATTGCTAACAGGCGAAACCAGTGCCGCTTGGCTGCGTAAATCTGGTCGCAGCGAAGATATTATCTTAGGTGCCGCACGTGCACTTGATAACGGAACTTACTTGATTGGTGTCACAATCATTCGCCAAAGCAGGCAAGGCAAACTCATTCAGCGTGTTGATGCAGATACCGCCAAATTAGATGACACACAATGGCTTCTAACCAATGCGACCGTAACCGGCCTAGACACTCAACGCCGGTCACTGAACAACTACGCCCTCAAACTTGATCTCACGATTGAAGAAGTCCGCGACGGTTTTTCAAAATCGGATCAACGCTCATTCTGGTCGCTGCCTGATCTTATTGAAAAAGCAAAGACCGCTGATCTACCCACTTATCGCTATAGTTTGCAGTTTAACACCTTGCTTGCACAGCCTTTTTTCTTTATTGCCATGGTGGTAATAGCCGCGACTGTATCGCTACGCTTTATACGTAGCGGAAACGTCAACGGTTTGATTGCTTCTGGCATTGCTGCGGGGTTCACTCTTTTTGTGTTACGCTCACTGGCAGAAGATTTAGGAAGTAGCGGCGTGGTGCAGCCTGTCTTAGCGGCTTGGTTGCCTACGCTATTGGCGTTGGTATTGGGGTTTACTGTGTTGTTACATCAAGAGGATGGCTAA